One Misgurnus anguillicaudatus chromosome 19, ASM2758022v2, whole genome shotgun sequence genomic region harbors:
- the LOC129435048 gene encoding Ig heavy chain C region, secreted form encodes MMSECTTSATQTLGCLASEYSPATALSFKWTDQSGNALTDFVQHPAVEMNGKALKISHITVKKDKLNETSITCETVHPSERVKKTFRKVIAQAPTLSLVPVITQKSTSVMCVIEDFNPKAITVQWLENNINMQQRTKLDYTQNEKGLYTARTLYTVSSESWNKHTEYTCEVTHMGQVKHVTKNFKATLELTLKSPIQRNIFLFGDVILQAVVSGNEHKAVEDASMSCEVENKALTLSKAVIQAQDNSQFQKIHNVTVNRDKWFAGKMVTCTISDKNIKQEISFNKGDSKKPSVVLYEQHSKNTKSSHVSLLCEVSSPQLGDVYIMWKVDNGKYEEGKTSAPIRLKDSTSVISLFEVSDKQYKESMILCAVVHANMDNTRSPLITTARKSQPSCHPCPVCSADYI; translated from the exons ATGATGTCTGAGTGTACTACTTCAGCTACCCAAACACTTGGCTGTTTGGCCTCTGAATATTCCCCTGCCACAGCACTCAGTTTCAAATGGACCGATCAAAGCGGAAACGCCCTGACTGACTTTGTCCAACATCCTGCTGTAGAAATGAATGGAAAGGCACTGAAAATCAGTCACATCACTGTTAAAAaggataaattaaatgaaaccaGTATAACATGTGAAACAGTGCACCCTTcagaaagagttaaaaaaacattcagaaaAG TTATAGCCCAAGCACCAACCCTGAGCCTGGTCCCTGTAATAACTCAGAAAAGTACATCTGTTATGTGTGTTATTGAGGACTTCAACCCCAAAGCCATCACTGTACAATGGCTGGAAAATAATATCAATATGCAGCAACGAACAAAACTGGATTACACTCAGAAtgaaaaaggtctttatacagcACGGACTCTTTATACAGTAAGCAGTGAATCATGGAACAAACATACTGAATACACCTGTGAGGTCACGCACATGGGCCAAGTGAaacatgtgacaaaaaactttaaag CTACGCTAGAGCTGACCCTGAAGTCACCAATACAGAGAAACATATTCCTCTTCGGTGATGTGATCTTGCAGGCTGTTGTTTCTGGAAATGAACACAAAGCAGTGGAAGATGCCTCAATGTCATGTGAAGTGGAAAATAAGGCTTTAACCTTAAGTAAAGCTGTAATACAAGCACAAGACAATTCACAGTTTCAAAAAATCCACAATGTCACTGTTAATAGAGATAAATGGTTTGCTGGTAAAATGGTCACCTGTACTATCAGTGATAAAAACATAAAGCAGGAGATCAGTTTTAATAAAGGAG ATTCAAAGAAACCCAGTGTTGTCCTTTATGAACAACACAGTAAAAACACAAAGAGTTCACATGTCTCTCTGTTATGTGAGGTCAGCAGCCCTCAACTTGGTGATGTTTATATTATGTGGAAAGTAGATAATGGAAAATATGAGGAGGGTAAAACCAGTGCTCCAATCCGTCTGAAGGACTCGACATCTGTCATCAGCTTATTTGAAGTGTCTGATAAACAGTACAAAGAATCTATGATCTTGTGTGCAGTCGTGCATGCCAACATGGACAATACAAGATCACCATTAATAACAACAGCAAGGAAAAGTCAACCATCATGTCATCCTTGCCCTGTTTGCTCTGCTGATTATATTTAA